From the Lactuca sativa cultivar Salinas chromosome 9, Lsat_Salinas_v11, whole genome shotgun sequence genome, the window TCACATAAACAAAAACCGGATTTATCTTCATTTCAAATAATCTATAATCATAAAACCCTTTTTTACTCGATACTGAATTCCCAGCTTCCAACAATGCAACACCAGTTGTCCATGTAATCCCCCCTGACCCAATATTCACTTGTCTATCTGTTATATGCAATCCTTCTCTCAACAACACCACAATATAAGGCGCCCTAAAACAATACTGTTCTATAAAAGGCTGAGCTGGCACGCTTCTTTTAGCAGACTCCCATGTTTTTTCACAAAACTCACGCCCTTTTTCTAGAACATCATCAAGGGCAGAATCGGAACTCAAGTTGAAAAACCGATACACCACGTAAAAACCGGACATCGCGTAGAAATTCCCGTAGGGGCGAGGGAGGGAATTTTGAAGGGCGCACGGGTGTAAATCACAGTCGAGTCCCGGGGCGTTATCTGACCATTCGGATAAATTAACCGTTACTTTAGCTAACGCGCTGCATTCTTCCCATTTTGGAGATCCGATTAGTTGAACAGGAATTCCCGATTTTACCCCTTTACCCAAAAGGTTTCTCTTTACGTTTGATGTTTGGAAAGCGGAAAGACATTGGGAGCAAATGTATTTCTCTTTGTATCCGGATTGGAGACACGGGTGTCGGATCACGGCTTTTCCTTTGACCAAATTACCCTTGATGGAATTTGgacttttttttaaaatatggACAACAGATTTATCAAACGCGTCGTTTAAACCGTATCCCGCTAAAGAATACGCGCTTAAATGATGGTTTAAAGGGCCAATCCGTAAATTCAAACTCGTGTCATTGTTGACATAGTCATTGCTTTCGAATGTCACTTGTAAAGAAGATCCACCTAAATCAAGTGCACCGAATGTTTCTTTTTTTGGTAAAGAAGATCCAAGGACACGAGCATGATAGTTTAAAGCTATCCATCCATAATACGCCTCTTCCATTCCACTTATGGTTTTAACCCATTCTTTCTTACATAAAAAAGATGATTTTTTTAAAATCGACCAAGAGGTTTTTAAAAGCCAATCGGAATCGGAATCAGGGAGGCGTCGAACACCTGCAGTAGCGTAAAGAAACACAGAAGTGGATTTATGAGAATGTTTGGGGATTTGTTTTTCAGCCCATAAAAGGAGTGGCTTTATTGCTTGTTTTAATCCAGATACATTGTGGACTAATTTGTCAAATCCAGGTTCGGTTTCCATTCGATTGTAGGCTTTCCCACTTAGAGAACTTGGTTTGCTTTTGAGATCTTCAGGGATTGATTTTAACAAAATGGGAAGAACGTTGGTTTTTTGGTGGTTTATGGATGCTTGGTAGACATATACACGTGTTCCAGTGCTTCCACAATCTAGAACAACATAGAATCTTCCGGAAGATTGAGTCCAGTTGGAATATAGAAAGAGTAAACCATAGATGATAGAAGCCAATGAAAGTAGACAAAAGAGAACCATGATTGCACGTACCCATTTTCTTCTAATCGTGGTTTGTGATGATGGTTTTTCTTTTGAGAAACTTGTGGTTCCATTTTCTCTTAGTAAAATTTGGTTGATGTTTGATGAGGTTGGTTCGATTCCAGGGGTAAAATTGCCATTTTCTGGATCGAGCCTTCGGTATGCTGAGAAATCTTGGAGGGAGGATGAGAGTCTGAGAAGATTCTTTTGTCTAGAACCAGGAAAACCATAGCCATGAACAGATCCACCACCACTACCTAGTGGTGGTAATCCGGATGATACGTATTgatttgttgaagattttggagttGAGAAACGACTTGTGAATGAGGAAAAGATTTCTGTGATTCCATTGAATGCCATTTTTGGAGAAATTTGGAAGTTTTAAGCTAAGAAAGTTAAGGGTAAGAGAAAAATGAAGACTTGCATCTTCCCTTCATATGGTTTTGTTGAACTCTTGAGAATGAAACTCTTCATGTTTCTGTGTTGTGAGAATCGAGAGTTGTATGCATAGGTTCACCTGTAATATTACATGGTTAGTAGTTAGTTTAGTATGACTTTATCTAATTGAAGACTCCATGAATAATGAATAAGAAAACTCTATCATTTCTATGCATATAACTGAAGGTGAAACTGAGTATTTTCTTTCAAGTTCTTAATTTAATTCTTCATCTGTCATCTTATGTGTGTTGCATAATATCAATTCTCCTCCAAAATCTGTGACTAGTAATTGTTTACATGAAATTAGACTCAATTTGTTATGATGATACCCCTAAGTGAGATCAAATCGTTCTAAAACTTTAAGATTTACTCTAGCATCTGTAATCTTAATCTTCTAAATTCTATTGTCTGCATTTTAGGTAACAATAACTGAAGTCCTAAATG encodes:
- the LOC111896785 gene encoding probable apyrase 7; this translates as MAFNGITEIFSSFTSRFSTPKSSTNQYVSSGLPPLGSGGGSVHGYGFPGSRQKNLLRLSSSLQDFSAYRRLDPENGNFTPGIEPTSSNINQILLRENGTTSFSKEKPSSQTTIRRKWVRAIMVLFCLLSLASIIYGLLFLYSNWTQSSGRFYVVLDCGSTGTRVYVYQASINHQKTNVLPILLKSIPEDLKSKPSSLSGKAYNRMETEPGFDKLVHNVSGLKQAIKPLLLWAEKQIPKHSHKSTSVFLYATAGVRRLPDSDSDWLLKTSWSILKKSSFLCKKEWVKTISGMEEAYYGWIALNYHARVLGSSLPKKETFGALDLGGSSLQVTFESNDYVNNDTSLNLRIGPLNHHLSAYSLAGYGLNDAFDKSVVHILKKSPNSIKGNLVKGKAVIRHPCLQSGYKEKYICSQCLSAFQTSNVKRNLLGKGVKSGIPVQLIGSPKWEECSALAKVTVNLSEWSDNAPGLDCDLHPCALQNSLPRPYGNFYAMSGFYVVYRFFNLSSDSALDDVLEKGREFCEKTWESAKRSVPAQPFIEQYCFRAPYIVVLLREGLHITDRQVNIGSGGITWTTGVALLEAGNSVSSKKGFYDYRLFEMKINPVFVYVILFGSLCMVICALSFAGNCVPRFFRRFVFRRNNGTGSSVLSISSPFSFRRWSPIITGEGRVKMPLSPVASAQNRAFSPDIQLAESSSLSNVAHSFSSSSLTQSQFDSNSNTSGFYSGPHRGQMRLQSRRSQSREDLNCSVADAHLVKV